Within the Thermostichus lividus PCC 6715 genome, the region ATGGCCACAACACGACAATTTAGCAGCTTCAATGATCTGATCTCCCATACCTCCCAGCCACTCCTCATTGATTTTTATGCAGACTGGTGTGGCCCCTGCCGGATGATGGTGCCAATTCTTGATCAGGTGAAGCAGCATCTTAAAACAGCGGTTGAGATCGTTAAGATAGATTCTGAACGTTACCCACAACTAGCAAGCCAGTACCGGATTCAGTCCTTACCTACGCTCCTACTCTTTTACCATGGTCAGGAAGTGCAGCGGTGGGAAGGGGTTCAGCCACCTGAAGTATTGATTGATGCCATTCGGCGACTGTAGGCTGCTTGAGAGCATCAGCCTGCGTGAGGGGGCTACCATGTGGCGTGCTCTCGCAGCCGCTCTATGAGTTTAGGTCCAATCCCCGGAACGGCGTCCACCTCTGCCCAAGATGTAAAGGGTTTTTTCTGCCGTGCCTTCAGGATCTCTGCCGCCAGTTTGGGGCCAATCCCCGGTAGGGTTTGTAGCTCAGCCGCGGTGGCGGTATTCAAATTTATCTTGGGGGTACTGCTGCCAGTGGTTCTCGATGGGGAGCGCGTTTCAATGACCCCGCCGCACTTGGCCAGTTGTTGGGCGATGCGATCGCGCACTTGGGGGGCAATCCTAAACGGCTGTTGGCGTAGAGCCGCTCAAACTCTCGCTCGTAGTGAGCCGCAACGGTCGGGTGCTCAATCACCAGCAGGAATTCATCATTGCCGCGATTGGCCGCCTCAGACCAGTTATGGGAGCCAACAATGACGGTCTGACGATCAATCAGTCCATACTTGTGGTGCAGCTTATCCCCTTGGGGAAGGGTTGGGGTTCCCACGGTCGTAAGGGGAGTCTGCCAAGGTCGATTCCCCGCTTCGTAGTAGCATTGGCTGCGCCCCGCTTGAGCCGTGTTCGCCATGGCCACCCCCAGCATATCTAGCGCCTCACTAAAATCGCGGTAGATAAAATCCTCATCGATCAGGGCACGGATGGTGACTCCCCGCTGGTGTTGTGCCTCAAGCACGTCGGACAACTCTTGATCCGAAAAGACAAATAAAGCCAGATCAATGGCGTGCCGTGCTCTGGCCAGCCATCGGCCAACCAGACCATTGGTGGACTCTGCCCACGGGCGCGATCGCGAGGTCGGAGAAAAGCGCACCGCCACAATCGCATCCCCCACCTGTACCTGTCGCGTTGGCCGGAGGGGCTTTTGCACGCCGAAGCGGCTATCCAGCTTGCCCCCTGGCCCATCCCCCCACATGATGTTAAATTCTTCGGTAAATAGTTGCGCCACCGCTGGACTGTCAATGACCAGTAGCGAGTTGGCATTGCCACGGGTTTCCGGTCGGCCTAGATCGCCGTGAATATCGCTGAGGGTAAAGTTTGCCGTTGTGGCCACCACCCGCTGATGATCAATCACCATAAACTTGTGGTGCATGAGCATACTGCCCTTTGAGCCATCGGCAGTATCATCGAGCCACGGCACGTGAGCCTGATCAAAAATCGTCAAAACATCGCGTTCCGCTAGCTCTTGGGGGCTAAGATGGCGATCGCCATTGGTATCCACTAAGGCGTGCCAGTCATCATAGCGCTGCCGCATTCGCGGATCCAGCCGATTCACCATCGCTGGGCTAT harbors:
- the trxA gene encoding thioredoxin; amino-acid sequence: MATTRQFSSFNDLISHTSQPLLIDFYADWCGPCRMMVPILDQVKQHLKTAVEIVKIDSERYPQLASQYRIQSLPTLLLFYHGQEVQRWEGVQPPEVLIDAIRRL
- a CDS encoding ComEA family DNA-binding protein, with translation MNTATAAELQTLPGIGPKLAAEILKARQKKPFTSWAEVDAVPGIGPKLIERLREHATW
- a CDS encoding phospholipase D-like domain-containing protein yields the protein MGLMLLGNALRRYWRYLALFCIGVLLALVVLSQLRSSPLVTTSLEPLPQHPQIAVHMNHSQAHRYREPYRPYTRDGEDLEAILIEAVKAARTRIDVAIQEFRLPHLAKALAAKQQAGVPVRVIMENTYTEPWATYSPAMVNRLDPRMRQRYDDWHALVDTNGDRHLSPQELAERDVLTIFDQAHVPWLDDTADGSKGSMLMHHKFMVIDHQRVVATTANFTLSDIHGDLGRPETRGNANSLLVIDSPAVAQLFTEEFNIMWGDGPGGKLDSRFGVQKPLRPTRQVQVGDAIVAVRFSPTSRSRPWAESTNGLVGRWLARARHAIDLALFVFSDQELSDVLEAQHQRGVTIRALIDEDFIYRDFSEALDMLGVAMANTAQAGRSQCYYEAGNRPWQTPLTTVGTPTLPQGDKLHHKYGLIDRQTVIVGSHNWSEAANRGNDEFLLVIEHPTVAAHYEREFERLYANSRLGLPPKCAIASPNNWPSAAGSLKRAPHREPLAAVPPR